A genomic region of Phragmites australis chromosome 2, lpPhrAust1.1, whole genome shotgun sequence contains the following coding sequences:
- the LOC133892384 gene encoding putative E3 ubiquitin-protein ligase LIN, whose protein sequence is MVIALSPVPVSVISASCLLLAKPNQDGQDKPVPVAVRSQPVLDHRSAMARPTPTYSTIVAHATAFLAELIADPLLRRHLLSAAAAADGGGGQQHPAGTLQALSLISDALDTAASASPSPSSLRAAEGLLKSLPEPTPLSCLLLALACAARRRGGAPAAAAVLDLFAIDPALARHELAPAAFEALFAPRLLPVMRHFAARRASASASTAANGDDDRSVETAALSAMRVLSLLSGAQAQEMRSLEREYEKVLDVNCKAYALYLKKILEAGEMSTVSSPPSPPPELAFGVGYGEENSGDEDSTPETNDAVSSQNDVRYNPMWADGDEQGDLYPRRQGSGKGRRNLMRPPSLYPQRVPPHLIVQQQQSPPMGSGSPASRLRAEHSQSQSPAAPSDDSMEEFSSELWAGKEEQRAASPLPKPRGVPPRARADDGRLSPEPASSPMRGDADPVVGTTQSLATPKDFVCPITSQVFDDPVTLETGQTYERRAIQEWLDRGNATCPITRQRIHGAQLPKTNYVLKRLIAAWREQTSPAATPTRAATSPGTMESPAPFKINSPSPDTTSSHSSAPSPTSVIAQASLESAIGELRAAVSCLCTSEDLAESEKSVLKIERLWREAGADQVVLAALARPAVINGFVEILFNSVSAQVLQVAVFILAELAFRDDAVVQTLTRVDSDVDCLVALFKKGLVEAVVLIFLLSPTPEQLVEMDMAEAIVSTIRRGDENPLKMCVKPKAASVILLSQILVEGGTDSATSPVPRSALLSERFIRSVAVSLEAEQVEERLAAVRILLRCIGEDGHCRSSIVEKSSLGAVLDAFHVVGDADKFDIVRFLYELLKLKKRSAAERVLRTIKEGSSFSMMHTLLVYLQSAPPEYSPVVAGLLLQLDLLVEPRKISMYREEAMDILIQCLKNTDFPRSQLLAAETIMSLPGKFSSSGRPLARSALLKLARVKERYRQSQELSIVRADGEDEMEEEKAASEWERKTAYALVSHEFGLVFEALSECLTSKNAELFTTSLVCATWLVYMLSLLPDTGVLGAARVCLLRQFVLVLRSAKHGSDRVLAMVALRSFMNDREGMHDITTYIKDVLKTLRELKKSSGLAFEMLKLLSDGQESSVDMWNHKELSQADCSSNGEVTSIVYLKSYIFSGHSDGILKVWEGSENILRLVHESQEHTKAITSLAVLHSEEKIFSGSLDRTIRVWQFRDSLLRCVEIHDTREPVQNLAVANAMACFVPQGAGVKVLSWNGNSKNLNPNKYVRSMALVHGKLFCGCNDSSIQEIDLASGTLGVIQSGNKRILGKANPIYSLQVHDGLLYTGSTSLDGASVKVWNSSNYNLVGSMPSSMEARSLVVSTDLIYLGSRNGAVEIWSREKLTRIGTLQAGGPSCRIQCMAVDGDGDVLVVGTSDGRIQAWGLT, encoded by the exons ATGGTGATCGCCTTGTCTCCCGTGCCTGTTTCGGTCATTTCTGCCTCGTGCCTCCTGCTTGCCAAGCCCAACCAAGATGGTCAAGACAAACCCGTCCCCGTCGCCGTGCGCTCGCAGCCAGTGCTCGATCACCGCAGCGCCATGGCCAGGCCGACACCGACGTACTCCACCATCGTGGCCCACGCCACCGCCTTCCTCGCCGAGCTCATCGCGGACCCGCTCCTCCGGCGCCACCTACTCTCCGCTGCCGCGGCCGCGGACGGCGGCGGGGGGCAGCAGCACCCGGCGGGCACGCTCCAGGCGCTGTCTCTCATATCGGACGCGCTCGACACCGCGGCCTCCGCTTCGCCCTCGCCGTCGTCTCTCCGCGCCGCTGAGGGCCTGCTGAAGTCGCTCCCCGAGCCGACCCCTCTCTCCTGCCTCCTCCTCGCGCTCGCGTGCGCCGCGCGACGCCGCGGCGGGGCgccggccgctgccgccgttctcgacctCTTCGCAATCGACCCCGCTCTCGCGCGCCACGAGCTCGCACCCGCGGCCTTCGAGGCGCTGTTCGCGCCACGCCTACTCCCAGTGATGCGGCACTTCGCGGCGCGCCGCGcatccgcctccgcctccaccgctGCGAATGGGGACGATGACAGGTCGGTGGAGACGGCGGCGCTTTCGGCGATGCGGGTGCTGTCGCTGTTGAGCGGCGCCCAGGCGCAGGAGATGAGGAGCCTGGAGCGGGAGTACGAGAAGGTGCTCGACGTGAACTGCAAAGCGTACGCGCTCTATCTGAAGAAGATCCTCGAAGCCGGCGAGATGTCGACGGTGTCATCACCACCGTCGCCTCCTCCAGAGCTAGCGTTCGGCGTCGGATACGGCGAAGAGAACAGCGGCGATGAGGATTCCACGCCGGAGACCAACGACGCTGTCAGCTCGCAGAATGACGTACGGTACAAT CCGATGTGGGCGGACGGGGACGAGCAGGGCGATCTGTACCCGCGGCGCCAGGGCAGCGGCAAGGGCCGGAGGAACCTGATGAGGCCGCCGAGCCTGTACCCGCAGCGCGTGCCGCCGCACCTCatagtgcagcagcagcagtcgccGCCGATGGGCAGTGGAAGCCCGGCGTCAAGGCTCCGAGCGGAGCACTCGCAGTCGCAGTCGCCGGCCGCGCCTTCCGACGATAGCATGGAGGAGTTTTCCTCCGAGCtctgggccggcaaagag GAACAGCGCGCGGCGTCGCCACTGCCCAAGCCACGCGGAGTTCCGCCACGAGCACGCGCCGACGACGGCCGGCTGTCTCCGGAGCCCGCCAG CTCCCCGATGCGCGGCGACGCTGACCCGGTGGTGGGGACGACGCAGTCGCTGGCGACGCCCAAGGACTTCGTGTGTCCGATCACCAGCCAGGTGTTCGACGACCCCGTCACGCTTGAGACCGGCCAGACCTACGAGCGCCGCGCCATCCAGGAGTGGCTCGACCGCGGCAACGCCACCTGCCCCATCACGCGCCAGCGCATACACGGCGCGCAGCTGCCCAAGACCAACTACGTCCTCAAGCGCCTCATCGCCGCCTGGCGGGAGCAGACGTCCCCGGCCGCCACGCCCACGCGCGCTGCTACATCCCCGGGGACGATGGAGAGCCCCGCGCCGTTCAAGATCAACTCGCCATCCCCGGACACCACCAGCAGCCACTCCAGCGCGCCATCGCCCACTAGCGTCATCGCGCAGGCCTCCCTCGAGAGCGCCATCGGCGAGCTCCGCGCCGCGGTGTCCTGCCTCTGCACTTCCGAGGACCTGGCCGAGTCCGAGAAGTCGGTGCTCAAGATCGAGCGGCTCTGGCGCGAGGCCGGCGCCGACCAGGTCGTCCTCGCCGCGCTGGCCAGGCCCGCTGTGATCAATGGTTTCGTGGAGATCCTCTTCAACTCCGTCAGCGCGCAGGTGCTGCAGGTTGCCGTCTTCATCCTCGCTGAGCTCGCCTTCCGGGACGACGCCGTCGTGCAGACACTGACCAGGGTCGACTCCGACGTGGACTGCCTGGTCGCCCTGTTCAAGAAAGGCCTGGTGGAGGCCGTGGTGCTCATCTTCCTCCTGTCTCCGACGCCAGAGCAGCTCGTCGAGATGGACATGGCCGAAGCTATCGTCTCCACCATCCGGCGCGGCGACGAGAACCCGCTGAAGATGTGCGTGAAACCCAAGGCCGCGTCGGTGATCCTCCTCAGCCAGATCCTCGTGGAAGGCGGCACCGACAGCGCCACGTCGCCGGTGCCAAGGTCTGCCTTGCTGTCCGAGAGGTTCATACGGAGCGTGGCCGTGAGCCTGGAAGCCGAGCAGGTCGAGGAGAGACTGGCCGCCGTGCGGATCCTACTGAGGTGCATCGGAGAGGATGGCCACTGCCGGAGCAGCATCGTCGAGAAGTCGTCCCTGGGCGCCGTCCTCGACGCCTTCCACGTCGTCGGCGACGCGGACAAGTTCGACATCGTGCGGTTCCTCTATGAGCTGCTCAAGCTGAAAAA GCGATCGGCGGCGGAGCGCGTTcttcggacgatcaaggagggcaGCTCCTTCAGCATGATGCACACGCTTCTCGTGTACCTGCAATCCGCGCCACCGGAATATAGCCCTGTTGTTGCAGGACTACTCCTTCAGCTCGATCTCTTG GTGGAGCCGAGGAAGATAAGTATGTACCGCGAGGAAGCGATGGATATCCTCATCCAGTGCCTCAAGAACACCGACTTCCCTCGGAGCCAGCTCCTTGCTGCCGAGACCATCATGAGCCTCCCCGGGAAGTTCTCGTCGTCGGGGAGGCCGCTCGCTCGATCGGCGCTGCTGAAGCTGGCAAGGGTGAAAGAAAGGTACCGGCAGTCGCAGGAGCTGAGCATTGTTCGCGCCGACGGCGAAGACGAAATG GAAGAAGAGAAGGCTGCCTCCGAATGGGAGAGGAAGACGGCCTACGCATTAGTGAGCCATGAGTTCGGGCTGGTCTTCGAGGCCCTGTCCGAGTGCCTGACGAGCAAGAACGCCGAGCTGTTCACAACGAGCCTCGTGTGCGCGACCTGGCTCGTGTACATGCTCTCCCTCCTACCCGACACCggcgtgctcggggccgcgagggTCTGCCTGCTGCGCCAGTTCGTGCTCGTCCTCCGGTCCGCGAAGCACGGCAGCGACAGGGTCCTCGCCATGGTGGCGCTGAGGAGCTTCATGAACGACCGCG AGGGGATGCATGACATCACGACGTACATCAAGGATGTGCTCAAGACCCTGAGGGAGCTGAAGAAATCGTCCGGCCTCGCGTTCGAGATGCTCAAGCTGCTATCAGATGGCCAAGAATCCAGCGTT GACATGTGGAATCATAAGGAGCTTAGCCAAGCAGACTGCAGCTCAAATGGTGAAGTAACATCAATTGTGTACTTAAAGAGTTACATCTTCTCTGGCCACTCTGATGGAATACTAAAG GTCTGGGAGGGAAGTGAAAACATCCTTCGCCTCGTCCATGAGTCTCAAGAACACACAAAAGCAATCACCAGTTTAGCAGTCCTACACTCGGAGGAGAAAATCTTCAGTGGATCCCTGGACAGAACTATAAGG GTGTGGCAGTTCCGGGACAGCCTCCTCCGTTGCGTCGAGATCCACGACACGAGAGAGCCGGTGCAGAATCTGGCCGTCGCCAACGCCATGGCCTGCTTCGTGCCGCAAGGCGCAGGCGTTAAG GTGCTTAGCTGGAACGGCAACTCCAAGAACCTCAACCCCAACAAGTACGTGAGGTCCATGGCGCTCGTGCACGGCAAGCTCTTCTGCGGCTGCAACGACAGTAGCATTCAG GAAATCGATCTGGCGAGTGGAACACTGGGTGTAATCCAGTCCGGCAACAAGAGGATCTTGGGGAAGGCGAACCCGATATACTCCCTGCAAGTTCATGATGGACTGCTCTACACCGGAAGCACTTCTCTAGACGGCGCATCGGTCAAG GTGTGGAACAGCTCCAACTACAACCTCGTCGGCTCAATGCCGTCGTCGATGGAGGCTCGGTCGCTTGTGGTCAGCACGGACCTGATATACCTAGGCTCCAGGAACGGCGCCGTGGAGATCTGGTCCAGGGAGAAGCTCACCAGGATAGGTACGCTCCAGGCCGGCGGTCCCAGCTGCCGCATCCAGTGCATGGCcgtcgacggcgacggcgacgtcCTGGTCGTCGGGACATCAGACGGCAGAATTCAG